From the genome of Sphingobacterium sp. UGAL515B_05:
TACAGCTGCAGCGACAAGTACCGTCGAATTTATAATGACTGGCGCTGACAATGCCTTTGGCTTCCGTTTAGATAATATTAAAATCGTAAGCGCAACTGGCGGAAACGGTTCTGGCAATACGATTATCGTTACTAAATAAATAAGAAATGAGATATCAACAGATTAGCTGTATTTTACTTCTTCTTCTATTTGGTGTAAAACTGGGTTCTGCACAGAGCAATCGTCGCGTATACCCCGTCGCCTTCTACAATTTGGAGAACCTATACGATCCTGTAAAAGATTCAACGATCAATGACGATGAGTTTACACCAAAGGGTGCCAATACATGGACAGAAGCTAAGTATCAGCAAAAAATAAAAAACATGGCACGAGCGATTCGTGCCATCGGTTCACCTAGTTCTAGTTTGGGTCCTATCGCTCTAGGGGTAGCCGAAATTGAGAACCGTCGGGTTTTGGAAGATCTTACACGAGATCCCCAGCTCCGTGAGCTGGGATTAAAGATCGTTCATCACGATTCTCCTGACCGTCGCGGTGTGGATGTTGGGTTCCTTTACAATCCGGAATTCTTCACGCCTTTTAATGACAGGGTTCATCCATTCAACCTACCGGAAAACCCAGGCTTTAAGACGAGAGATCAACTATTGGTATCCGGTACGATTGCTGGAGATACGGTACATATCATTGTCAATCACTGGCCTTCGCGTTATGGCAATAAATCTTCTGAACTTCGCGAATTTGCAGCAGGTATTACCAAAGGTATCTGTGATTCCCTATATCGTGAAAATCCCGAGGCCAAGATTATTATCATGGGCGATTTAAATGATGATCCCAAAGATAAAAGTGTAAGGGAAGTATTGCAGGCCAAGAAAAACCCGCAGGATGTACCTGCGCAGGGCTTATATAATACCATGTGGAAGTTTTACGATAAGGGAATTGGATCACTGGGCT
Proteins encoded in this window:
- a CDS encoding endonuclease/exonuclease/phosphatase family protein, whose product is MRYQQISCILLLLLFGVKLGSAQSNRRVYPVAFYNLENLYDPVKDSTINDDEFTPKGANTWTEAKYQQKIKNMARAIRAIGSPSSSLGPIALGVAEIENRRVLEDLTRDPQLRELGLKIVHHDSPDRRGVDVGFLYNPEFFTPFNDRVHPFNLPENPGFKTRDQLLVSGTIAGDTVHIIVNHWPSRYGNKSSELREFAAGITKGICDSLYRENPEAKIIIMGDLNDDPKDKSVREVLQAKKNPQDVPAQGLYNTMWKFYDKGIGSLGYQGQWNLFDQIIISRPLLDNKNKGLRFVKAEIFNRDFLVQQEGRNKGYPHRTFSGGVFINGYSDHFPTLIYLVK